The Verrucomicrobiota bacterium region ACCCCAAAAAGAAAGACGAACTGAAAAGTTGGCTGCACGGACGGCAAATCATCGACCTCCTGCAAGAATTCCCCATCGCCGGCCTGACAGGAAAACAATTCACCGGCCTCCTCCGCAAGCTCCAGCCCCGGCTCTACAGCATCGCCAGCAGCCTGAAAGCGCACGAAGACGAAGTCCACCTAACCGTCGCCAGCGTCCGCTACACCACCCACGGGCGGGACCGCGTGGGCGTCGCCAGCACCTACCTCGCGGATCGGGTCCAAAGCGGGGACCGCGTCCCCGTCTACTTCCACCAAAACAAAAACTTTCGCCTCCCGGAGAACCCGGAAACGCCCATCATCATGGTGGGCCCCGGCACCGGCATCGCCCCCTTCCGCGCCTTCATGGAAGAGCGCGTCGCCACCAAAGCCAGCGGCCAGAATTGGCTCTTCTTCGGGGATCAGCGCTACTCCTATGACTTCCTCTACCAACTGGAATGGCAGGAATACTTTGCCGAAGGCCAACTCCACAAACTCAGCACCGCCTTCTCCCGCGACCAAAAGCACAAAATCTACGTGCAAGACCGCATGAAAGAAGAGGCCGCTGAACTCTACCGTTGGCTGGAAGAAGGGGCCTACTTCTATGTCTGCGGGGACGCCAGCCGCATGGCCAAAGACGTCCACCAAACCCTCCTGGGAATCATCGAAAGCCAAGGAGGCCACACCCGAAACGAAGCCGAAGCCTACCTCAAAGCCCTCCGACAAGAAAAGCGCTACCAAAGGGACGTCTACTGATACCAAGCTGCAGAATTGGCTGGTAGAATGGCCGAGTGAATTTCGGGCCAGACCAAGGCGCGACGAGGGCGCGGTGCAGGCACCGTTACCGAGAAGCAACGCAGGGCTGGCTCGAAAGACACCGGCTCTCCCTTCCCCGCGCTTCAGCGCCTCTTCCCCACAACACCTCCCCTCCATTCTACCAGTGAATTCTGGTGGTTGGTATGAGGCCGCACAAAGCGTCCCGCGACACTTGACCCCCGAAACCCGAAACCTCCGCCCTCGGGATAAGAGTCCCAGTTGCTTTCCGGGGCCGCCAGCCGCATCTTCCCACACCGTGTCGATGCCACCTCACCCCACCCTACTCCTCCGCCTGGTAGCCGCCCTGCTCGGCGGCGGGTTGGGGAGCCAGGCGGCCGCCGCGGAAAGCCCCCCTCGCGAGACCGTCCAGCAGTTCTTCACCGCGCTGCGGAACCCAGACCAGGCGCTCCCTCTTCAGGAAAATCCACTCTTCCGCATCTCCCCTTTCTGCCCTCCCGAAAAGATTTCGGAATACCAATCCTCCCTCGACAGCTTTCGCCGGGAGACCTTGGCGGGAGACTGGCGCTTCCAAATTGAACAGGAGCGGGCCGACGGACGCTTCGCCGTCCTGCTGGCCTCCCTGCGCAGCCCCCGCCGTCCGCTGGAAGTCCGCCTGCTCTCCCTCTGCCTCCTCCGTAAAAAAGAGCGCTGGCAGCTGGCCCCCGGACTCAGCCACTACCAAAATGCCGACTACGGTTTCGGCGCGGAAGCCAGCAGACGGGTCCGCGACTTGGAATCCTGGGCTACCGACCGGTCAGGGGCCCTTCAGGCCCAACTGGAAGCCACCGCCGAACGCAGTCTCTGGGACCGTTTGGAAAAAAAAGTGGCCGCGCACGGAGCCGCTTTTTTTAGCGCGCCCGAAAAAGTGCTCCAAGCCTACCTCGAAGCCAGCCAAGCAGGGGACCTCCTGGAAATGCTGGCGCTGATCGACCTCCCGCCCGACGCCCTCCCAGCGGAAAAGCGCGAGCTGATCCGCCTGCTCAGCTCCTCCGCCTCCCTCCCCGAAGAAGCCCTCCTCCCGGGAGGCGCCCCGGCCAAAGTCTACCAGACCCTCCTCGCCAGCCAAACTCGAGGCTCCCAGCAAGTCACGGCCGTGGGGCACTACGCCCCGCTCCGCCAGCGCAGCCTCGAAGTGCACAGCCACTACCTGCAAGAGCGGGAAGGGGCCTGGCGGGTCATGCCCTTGTCACAGGTCTCGGCGATTCCCTTCGCGGACGCTTGGGAGATCGAGGAAGAACTGCTCGATTGGATCGAACGGCAAGACCGGCGGCTCGAACAAGACTTTGTCAGTTGGCTGCATGCGCAAGCAGGCAAAGTGGCGGCCCCGCGCGCTCGCCCCTTTGCTGAGCAACTCCTGCGAGACTTTCGCCAGCACCTCCTGACAGGGGATCTCCTGGGAGCGCTCGCCCTGGTCCGGCCCTCGGCGGACCGTTCCCCCTTCGAACAAAAGCACACCCTCACCGTCATCGGGGACCTGATAGCCCGCTACGCCGGGCGGGAATCCTTCCGCCTCTTTCACATCGAGGAAGAAGGCGACCTCGCGACCGGGTTCTTCTGCTACTTCCAAGCCAAAGACCTAGCCGACCCCTACTTGGAATCCCTCTTCGCCGTCCGCCTGGAAAACGGTTGGCAACTGCTGCCCTCCATGGACGAACTGGATCTGCCCAAGGAGCTGGAAAACCCAGAGCGCCAGCGCAGCGGCCAAGAACTCCGTCACTTCCAGCGCCGCCAGCAAGAGCTTCTCCGGACCCGGGCCCGCGCCTCCTTCCTGGCGGACTTGCCCCGCGTCGCGACCGCCGCCGGACCCACGCCTCCCTCCGCGGAAGAAGCCCGGGCCCTCTTCCGGCGCTTCCATGAAGCCGCGCGGGCCAGGGATCTGACCGCCCTCCTCGCCCAATGCGCCATCCTGCCCGACCTGGAAGCCAGCGAATTGAAAGACGCGCTCCTCGGCCTGCAAGCCGCCCTGCGCGATCGGGAGAATTCGAACCAAAGCTACCAAGTCCTCGAAGTGAAAACCGCGGGCGGCTGGAGTGGCCTGCTGGTGGAACTCGATCACCCGGGCGAGGAAGCGCCTCTGCAAAAACTCTGGCTCGCGACCCGCTGCGGCGAGAGCGTCCGCTTGCTCCTCCAAGGGGAATTCTTTCCCGACAGCAACCCCGGCTACCAAGCCATCAACCGCGACCTCCTGCAAACCCTCTCCCGCCTGCCGGAAACGGATCGCGCGGCCATCTCCCAACTCCGCACATGGCATCAGAAGCAACAAAAGAACCCACCGCAGGACTGAACGGAGGCCCGAGCGACCCGGAGCCGCCGGCCGTCCAGCAGGCCGCCGAAAGTCTCCAACGCTTGGCTGACAATGTGGGCCAGGTCATCCGCGGTCAGGAGACGGCCATTCGCAAGGTCCTCGCGGCCCTCGTGGGAGGGGGACACGTCCTCTTGGAAGACTACCCGGGCACCGGGAAAACCACCTTGGCCAAGGCCCTCTCGAAATCGATCTCGGAAAGCGATTTCACCCGCGTTCAATTCACCCCGGACCTCCTCCCCTCTGACATCCTGGGTGTCTCCATTTGGGACCAAAACACCCGGGAATTCCGCTTCCAGCAAGGGCCCATCTTCACCCACATCTTGCTGGCGGACGAGATCAATCGCGCCTCTCCGCGAACGCAATCCGCCCTCCTCGAAGCCATGGGAGAAAGGCAAGTCACCATTGAGGGGCGGCGCTATGCCTTCGACCAAACCTTCTTCGTCATCGCCACCCAAAACCCGGTCGAATTCCGCGGCACCTACCCCCTCCCGGAGGCTCAGATGGATCGCTTCGCCCTCCAGTGCACCCTCGGCTACCTCACCGTGGAAGAAGAAATGGCCATCCTGAGCGACCGGGAAAGCGATCGCCCCCTGGAAAGCCTCCAGCCCGTCCTCTCTCTCAGCGAACTCCAAGCCATCCGGCACGCGGCCGAAAACATCCGCCTGGCCGAAGAGATCAAAGAATACATCGTCCGCTTGGTGGCCGCCACCCGTCAGCGGGCCGAGATCAAACTCCCCGCCAGCCCCCGCGCCAGCCTCACCCTCATGCGCCTGGCCCGCGTCTTCGCCCTTCTAGAGAAGCGCGAATTCGTCATCCCCGAGGATGTCCAAGCCCTCGCCCAAGACGTCCTCGCCCACCGCATCGTGCTCGACAGCGAAGCCGCCTTCGGTGGCCGCAGCCCCCGCGCCGTCGTCAGCGAAATCCTCGAAAGCGAACCCGTGCCAGCGTAGCCAGCGTTGACCGAAGCCATGGTGGCTACCTCATACCAAGCTGCAGAATTGGCTGGTAGAATGGCCGAGTGGATTTCGGGCCAGACCAAGGCGCGACGAGGGCGCGGTGCAGGCACCGTAACCGACGAGCAACGCTGGGCTGGCTCGAAAGACTCCGGCTCTTCCTTCCCCGCGCTTCAGCGCCTCTTCCCCACAACACCTCCCCTCCATTCTACCAGTGTATTCTGGAGGTTGGTATCAGCCGTCGCCCTAAAAACAACAAATCCCGCTTGTTCCCGTCCAGCTCCGCCACACCCGGCAAGCGACCCCACTCCTCGAAGCCCGCTCGCTGAAACAGCTTCAGACTGGCCGGATTGTGGCCGAAAACCAGGGCCAAAAGAGTCTCGACCCCCAGGACCGAGGCTCGCTCCAAGACCTCTTGTAGGATGCCTCGCCCCAGCCCGCGCCCCTGCACCTCGGGCGCCAGGTAGAGACTGACCTCCGCCGTCTTACCGTAGGCGGCCCGCTCGTGGTAGGGGCTGAGAGCCGCCCAGGCCGAGACTCGCCCCCCGTCCTCGTGCACCCAAATGGGGCGCTGCGCATCGTGGGCCTCGAACCACTTTCGCCGCCCCGCCACCGTGACCGGCTCGAGATCCGCCGTCGAAACGCGGCTGGGAATGGCTGCGTTGTAAATCTCCACAATGCGCGGGAGATCCTCTTTTCGCGCCGTTCGCAGGAGGCTTGCTGGCATGGACTTTTTAGGACGCATTGGCGGAAAAAAGAGACAGAAGCTGCCACGAAAACCCCAATCCCATGGGGAGAGGGCGGGCCGGCCTCAGGGAGAGGTCGCCTCGCCCCCTTCTTCGTCTCCCTGGAGATAACTCTTCATCTCATAGCGCTTGGCGAAAGGCACAAAGGCCAGCGCCGTCACGAACATCAGCCCGGCGAAGAACCAGAAATAGAGCGCGCCCTCCATCTTGAGCTGCCCGCCCACAAAGGCTACCGACGAAAGACTCCCCTCCTCTGGCTGCGGCCGGTCGTCGTCCACACCCAGCTCCGCCTGGCGCCGTTCCAGCCAAGTGCTTGCCGGTCGCAGGTGGCTCAGCCAGCCACCGCTCGCTGCCTCCTTGGCAGGCTCCGGCGCGTGCACTTCCAGCCCGAGATCCCACTTCGTCCCCCTCTCCCCATCCGGTCCCGCGCTTCGCAGCCGCGCGGTGATGGCATTGCGCAGGTCGTACACCAGGGGATGGCCCCAAGCGTCTTGGCTACTGGCCACCAAGCGGGCCCCTTCTTCCAGGGAGGGCAACCGGCCGCTCTCCTCCCAGTGGGCCTCGACCCGGGCTTCCACCTCCAAAAACGTTTCTTTCCCCGCGAAATCGATGTCCGCGATGACATCGTTCTCGAATCGATAGCTGAGATCATCCGCGGAGCCGCCCCGGCCATCCGCTCCCGGGTGCCGGAGGGTGGCCTCCCCCGTGGGAAACTCCCCCGCCTGAAATCGCTCGCTCATCTCCTCACTGGGCGAGGGAATTTGGATGAACGAATTGATACCCGAAGTCAGGAAATTGCCCGCCGCCACCGAAAGGAGGTAGAAAGAGAGAATGAAGGACTTCATGGTCTTGGGCGACTGGGTGTAGGCGAATTCCAGCGCCACGATCGAGACCAAAATCTCAGAAGCGGTCAGCAGAAAGGTCGCCAAAATCTGCCAGCCGATATTCGGTCGCGCCCCGCCATCGATCCAGGTCTGGACCAAGGCCACTAAGACAAAGGCCGTCACCATGAGAAAAAGCCCGGCCCCGATTTTTCGGAGAGGATTGAGCGGAAGGACTTTCTCGACCGCTGGGTAGACCACGAAAGTGAAAAGCGGGATGAGCGTCAGCACAAAAATGGAATTGAGCGATTGCACCTGGGAGGGCAGCGGCTCCCAACCCAGAAAATTTCGATCCATGTCCTGCGCTTGGAAAATCCACGAAGACCCATGCTGGTCGAAGAGCGCCCAAAACATCGCCACAAAGGCAAAGAGCCCCCCCAGCTTGCCGATGGCCCGCAGACCCTCGGGGCTCTTCACTTCCCGAAAAAACTGCCTCCCCCCCGCGGGAATGTGCACGAAGCGCTCCCGCCCCATCCAGAAAACCAGCGTGGCCAACGCCATCAGCACACCCGGCACCCCGAAAGCCCAGTGCGGCCCATGCCACTTGAGCAACCACGGGGTCAAAAGCATCGAAGTGAAGGCCCCCAAATTGATGGAAAAGTAGAACCAATTGTAAATCTTGGTCAGCAGGTGCGCGTTCTTGCGACCAAACTGATCCCCCACATGGGCAGAAACACAGGGCTTGATCCCGCCCGAGCCCAGCGCAATCAAACCCAAGCCCATCCAGAGCCAGGCCGTGGCCTCCCCCAGCGTTCCCATGAGGGCGAGCGCCGCGTGACCCATGCAGTAGACGACCGAGAGCCAGATGATGGTGCGGTACTTGCCGAAAAAGGCATCACTCAAAATGGCCCCCAAAAGAGGCGTGGCATAGACGAAGCCATTGAAAAGATGGACCTTCTCATTGGCCGCCGCCCGGCTCATGGCCAAGCCGGGCACCTCATTCATGAGGTGAAGATACTGGGCCAGGAAGACCGCCAGCACCGCCTTCATCCCATAAAAGCTGAAGCGTTCGGCCGCCTCGTTGCCGATGATGTGCGGGATGCCCGTGGGAAACCGCTCGGTCTCGGCAGGCAGGGTGCGGTAGGCAGACATGGGAACCCACCTAGAAGCAGATTGGACGTCCTCGCAAGACCCCAGCCTCCTTGAGAAAGACGCCCAGGCGCTTTCCCGGAGATTCCGCTCGCTGAAAGCCCTTGAAATCCTAATACCAAGCTGCAGAATTGGCTGGTAGAATGGCCGAGTGGATTTCGGGCCAGACCAAGGCGCGACGAGGGCGCGGTGCAGGCACCGTAACCGAGCAGCAACGCAGGGCTGGCTCGAAAGACTCCGGCTCTTCCTTCCCCGCGCTTCAGCGCCTCTTCCACACAACACCTTCCCTCCATTCTTCCAGTGAATTCTGGAGGTTGGTATGAGATTGGCCCCATGTCCGACCTCCCGCCGGAAGTGGAAACCTTACAGCAAGCCCTGGCTCTCTCCCCGGAGAACACCCCGCTGCGCCGCCTCCTCGCGGACGCCCTCGTGCGACACGGCCACTTCGGACCCGCCTTGGAACACTACCGCGAATGCCTCCGTCAAAGCCCTGAGGACAGCAGCGTGCTGTTGGCCTTGGCAGACGCCTACCAGCGGCTTGGCAAGAACAACGAATCCTTGGTCATCCTGGAACAGTTGATCGAAAAAGACACCCCGGAAGCCGAAGCCTATCACCTC contains the following coding sequences:
- a CDS encoding POT family MFS transporter, with product MSAYRTLPAETERFPTGIPHIIGNEAAERFSFYGMKAVLAVFLAQYLHLMNEVPGLAMSRAAANEKVHLFNGFVYATPLLGAILSDAFFGKYRTIIWLSVVYCMGHAALALMGTLGEATAWLWMGLGLIALGSGGIKPCVSAHVGDQFGRKNAHLLTKIYNWFYFSINLGAFTSMLLTPWLLKWHGPHWAFGVPGVLMALATLVFWMGRERFVHIPAGGRQFFREVKSPEGLRAIGKLGGLFAFVAMFWALFDQHGSSWIFQAQDMDRNFLGWEPLPSQVQSLNSIFVLTLIPLFTFVVYPAVEKVLPLNPLRKIGAGLFLMVTAFVLVALVQTWIDGGARPNIGWQILATFLLTASEILVSIVALEFAYTQSPKTMKSFILSFYLLSVAAGNFLTSGINSFIQIPSPSEEMSERFQAGEFPTGEATLRHPGADGRGGSADDLSYRFENDVIADIDFAGKETFLEVEARVEAHWEESGRLPSLEEGARLVASSQDAWGHPLVYDLRNAITARLRSAGPDGERGTKWDLGLEVHAPEPAKEAASGGWLSHLRPASTWLERRQAELGVDDDRPQPEEGSLSSVAFVGGQLKMEGALYFWFFAGLMFVTALAFVPFAKRYEMKSYLQGDEEGGEATSP
- a CDS encoding N-acetyltransferase family protein translates to MPASLLRTARKEDLPRIVEIYNAAIPSRVSTADLEPVTVAGRRKWFEAHDAQRPIWVHEDGGRVSAWAALSPYHERAAYGKTAEVSLYLAPEVQGRGLGRGILQEVLERASVLGVETLLALVFGHNPASLKLFQRAGFEEWGRLPGVAELDGNKRDLLFLGRRLIPTSRIHW
- a CDS encoding MoxR family ATPase, yielding MASEATKEPTAGLNGGPSDPEPPAVQQAAESLQRLADNVGQVIRGQETAIRKVLAALVGGGHVLLEDYPGTGKTTLAKALSKSISESDFTRVQFTPDLLPSDILGVSIWDQNTREFRFQQGPIFTHILLADEINRASPRTQSALLEAMGERQVTIEGRRYAFDQTFFVIATQNPVEFRGTYPLPEAQMDRFALQCTLGYLTVEEEMAILSDRESDRPLESLQPVLSLSELQAIRHAAENIRLAEEIKEYIVRLVAATRQRAEIKLPASPRASLTLMRLARVFALLEKREFVIPEDVQALAQDVLAHRIVLDSEAAFGGRSPRAVVSEILESEPVPA